The nucleotide sequence GACCATTTTCAGTCTGCGCAGCGACATTTCGCTGAAAACAGCTTTGATTGGAAAGGATATTTACTTTTATGCAAATGAAGGAATTAAGCTGATGATTGAAAATGGATGGTTTGAAGAGCCGCCTAAGTAATTAGAATAAACTTTATATGAAGTAATCCAAAATAAAAAGGCTGAACAAGTTCAGCCTTTTTGCTATTAAGATTCTTTCGGCTCCTGTGCGCCGATGCGCTCAAGAGCCATCGTATAGGCGTCGTTGCCGTAGTTCAGGCAGCGTTTAACACGCGAGATCGTTGCTGTGCTTGCGCCTGTCTCTGTTTCAATTTTATGATAAGTAAAGCCTTCGCGGAGCATGCGCGCCACTTCTAGACGCTGGGCTAGTGACTGAATTTCGTTTACTGTGCAGAGATCATCGAAAAATCGATAGCATTCATCCAGATTTTTAAGTGAGAGGACAGATTCAAATAATTGGTCAAGTTCTTTTCCCCGTAATTTTTCGATTTGCATGTTGATTCTCCTTTTTAAAAGATTTAGTGGAGGGTCACTTGATTGAGATGGGGCACGATGCTGATCCATGTTTTCCCCGGAACAAGCTCCACCTGCTCTCCGTTCAGATACGGAAGGATCC is from Bacillus sp. FSL H8-0547 and encodes:
- a CDS encoding YerC/YecD family TrpR-related protein; this translates as MQIEKLRGKELDQLFESVLSLKNLDECYRFFDDLCTVNEIQSLAQRLEVARMLREGFTYHKIETETGASTATISRVKRCLNYGNDAYTMALERIGAQEPKES